GCTCCCGAGTCTCACGACCAGGCGACGGCGACATCTCTCTTGACGAAAAGACTCGGCGTACAGTGCTCCGACCAAAGCATCATGCCCAACTTCTCCGGCAGCTGGAAGATCATCCGATCGGAAAACTTCGAGGATTTGCTCAAAGTGCTGGGTAAGGAGATTTTCGGGCGCCCGGGGCCTCGAGGTGGGCACGGGAAAGAAAGGAGGGCGGGGATCCGGGCGGGGGAGGTTGGGCGTCAGCGTCCCCGAGCAAGGGGGCCGAGCGCCTGGGTCGGGGGGCTCAGGGCCGGGACCTAAAGGTCCTGAGCGACCAGCCTGTGGATCCAGTAGAAAGCACGAGGTCGGTGTcccgggggtggggcaggggagcccCTCCGAGACCTTGCCGCCTCTTCGCCCCTGGCCCCCCGCGGCAGCCAGTAGCCCAGTCCCGGCTCTCGGCCTCCCGGTTCAGCGCGTTCCACTCTGCGCCCCCGCCCTCCATCCGTGAGACTAATGCTTCCCTAGGCGGGCAGCTCCAGAGGCCCAAGTCTCTGCATAATTATCACTTTCTTAGATTTCAACAAATGGCTTCGTGTGAAACCCCAGCCCCCATTCCCAAAAAACTGCgggctctcttctccctccctcccctgagacccccccccccaagccctgcGGGGTGTGTGGGTTAAAGGTGGGGGAGTGGAGGCTAGTCTCAGTGCGTTTCCCAACTCCTGGGTGCCCTGAGGTGTGTGGGGAGCTGCCCCAGCCCAGGCTGCTGGGAGGGGGCTCTGGGAAGGGGAGCATTTGGGAAGCCACCACCTGGGAGCCCTGCAGCCTACGGGTAAGCATGCCATCCATTTCTAGACTGAACACAGTGACCCCGGTtgggcagggggagtggggggggcacTTGTGTGTGGGTGAGTCTGGACCTCCGAAGAGTCTGGAACGCTGTTTCCATCACGCCTGGCCACTAGCTCTTGCCCCCTAACCCCAGCACTCCTTCGAGGCAtgtctcccttcttccccactcTGCCCTTGCtgaaactaaaaaccaaaatgaagacTCTCCCTTCAGAAAGCCTAGATGCGTTCCCTCCCCTTGTCTGGATTCTGGCCCCTGTCCCCAGTGGATGAGGCCCGAGGTGGCCGGGCACACACCCACAGGCCCAGCTGGAGACTAAGAGCCCAAGCCCAACCctgtggtctgtctgtctgtggtCTGTTTGTCCTCCCTGCAGGGTCTCTCAGAGCCACGTGCCCTCCTCAGGCCCTGCTGGGGGCAGATTGAAAACAGACCCGTTAGACAAACAGCCCTGGCTGGAGCGGGGTCTCCTGCGAGCCCGGCCTGGCCCAGCCTTGCCTCTGCAGGAACctcggcccctccctgccccctctgccccagTCAAGGATCCCTTTCCTGGTGAGGCATGCCCAGGTGGTGTTGGGGGATACGTGTCCCATCCACTATGGTAGGCGGGCTGCGTGAGCAGATTCTGTTCCTATAACGGGGAAGATGGTTGTCAGACGGTGAGCTGGACTTTCAGGGGGCAACACGGTGGAGACAGGGTGGGATGGGCCTCCTCTACCAAGGTGACCGGGCCCGGGGACCTCGGTCATTTCTCCCAACAGCCGAGAAGGGGGCTCCTGGGACCCCTGGGAGAGTCCATCTgctctccctgtccctttctgGAACAGAGCAGGTCTGCTTTGGTGCCAAGGGGAAAGAGGATTTGTTTCTGTAGGAACCCAGGtctgcaggaggggcagggagctcGGCTTCCCTGACCCAACcctgcttgccccccccccccgccccgatccCCACCCCTTGCTTCCCTGAAGGTCTCTGCTCCAGGTCAGGGTGGGGGCGCCCAGCAGGGGAAGCGGGGTGATGCTCAGACACGCCCCTGCCAGGTAGGCCTCCCTGCCTGCTTTTCTTCCTGGGACAGATGCTGTCTCCTGGCTTCGCCACCCTTCTCAGAGACTGGGGAACAAAGAGAAGGGGTCCAGTGTGGGGAAGGATGTGGGGGGCAGGCACAGGGACTCTGGGTCCACAGAGGCTGAACGAGAAGACCTGACCACTGAGGTCACGACGATCCTAGAGTAAGGAACAtatgggggggaggaggggcagtgtcCCTTTCCATCCTGCGAggggagaggagccaggaggGCAGGCGGGCTCTGGCTTTTCCTTTGACTTCCTTTTCtcagtaaaaataataagagcTCCTGTTTCCTGAAAGCTGGAAGGTGTACCCAGTGCCGCGTGCGCTAAGTCCTGCACGCGTCACCCGTGCTGTGGGCTCCACTTTATGCTTGAGGAACCCGAGGGCCAGAAAGGTTCCGTCACCTGCCCAGAGTCACCGGCCTGCCAGAGAGGCCGAGCCACGTGGATGTCAGGGCCGAGTGGATCTCACTGCAGAATCCCTGGCTTCCCCAGGCCATTTGTAACAGGGGACCAGCCGCCCCCCTCCTCATCACCCACTGATAGTCCCTGCTCCTCActttggggagggacagagattgGGCACATGAAGGCCAACCCAGCGCCAGACAGGGGAGGTGGGTCCGGCAGGAAGGAAAGTGGCCCCCACTTCCTGGATGGGAGTGGCAGGGCCTGGCTGGGGATCCCGGGTCTGGCCTGCCCTTGGGCAGGGGTGAAGACGGTGACTCTGCGGAGTCCACCCCAGCGGAGGGTGTCGAGCAGGGCGGACCAAGGGCGGCAAGTGAGGCGAACTGGGCCGAAGTGAGGGCGCCTGCGCCTCCCTGCAGGGGTGAACGTGATGCTGAGGAAGATCGCCGTGGCGGCGGCATCCAAGCCGGCGGTGGAGATCAAGCAGGAGGGAGACACTTTCTACATCAAAACCTCCACCACGGTGCGCACCACGGAGATCAACTTCAAGATCGGAGAGGAGTTCGAGGAGCAGACGGTGGACGGGAGACCCTGCAAGGTGAGTCCCTCGGGGTCATGGCCTCCACTGCCCTGCCTCACCACGTGCCGTTTTCCGGAGTGTTCTGGGATCTTCCAGCGGAGCAAATCCCTCTCGCGGCACCCACCCTGCTGCGGGCCCAGCCCACCTGGCCTCTCTCCTGCAGAGCCTGGTGAAATGGGAGAGTGAGAACAAAATGGTCTGCGAGCAGAGGCTTCTGAAGGGAGAGGGTCCCAAGACCTCGTGGACCAGGGAGCTGACCAACGACGGGGAGCTGGTCCTGGTAAGCTGCTCCCAGCTGAGCACAAGCCCGGTGCCACCTTCGGGCTTTTCTGGGACGCTGCAGGGCGCTGGAGGTTCAAGACTGACCGCAGCTGGCCTCCCCACCTCCTGATGGCGCTGCTGGGGAAGGGCTAAGCTGTCCCTGTCCCACAGGCTGCTGCCCTGTGGCCGTGCAATGGTGTCCCGTGTGGAGCAAGCCATGTGGGCTGAGGCGGCAGGGTGGCATCTGGGCAATCCGTCCTCACAGCTTGGGGAGGAGTATGTGGGACACAGCCCCGGGGGGTCTATGCCGTCCTCCCTCCCATGACACCAGGGCATTTTGGGGGCCGGCCCCTGCCTGTCCATTCTGAATCTAGAAGCAGGACCAGGGGCCTTCCAGGTTAACGATGACTTCTGACTTCCGTCCTTTTAGACCATGACGGCGGATGATATCGTGTGCACCAGGGTCTATGTCCGAGAGTGAGCGGCCGACGGTCCAAGGGCTTCCAGAgccgccccccagcccctgctccctgccccactgcccttcccccttccttctagGCTAGCTCTCCCCTCACCCCGCTCACTCCCAGGGATGCTGGGATGCCTCCAGCGGGGCTCTGCTTTTTGGGGCCTCCCCTTCCTCCGCTCCCCCAACAAAGAGGGATGGATGGTAAGAACCCTGATCACCCGGTCCAGAAtcactccccttccccagccagccGTCCCAGCCCCAAACCAGCCCAGAGCACAGCCCCTCTCTCTGTGAGGGGACCTGAGGGCCCCAGTGGGAAAGACGGCCCTCTGGTTTCCACTCTTTGTCCTGGTAGCCTACACAGTGTAGAATAtttattggttaattttattaaaatgttttgaaaaatacaacCCGTCTCTGGCTCGTTGGGAAGGGGACAGATGAGTCGCCTGAGTTCCACTTTGCCTCTGAAATGCAGTGTGGGAGGCAGGTGTTCAAGCAGCAGGATGAGAGGAGGGATGGGCCTTCCCCTcgtccctccctctgcccaccgccccctccacccctcccctcttccaGCCTCCTTCTCCAGTCCTCTCAGCAGgggcactccccacccccccccccgcccccacaggagCTGACTCCCACTTTTCCATGACGGTGACACAGCTTCCTCCTCCAATtgttcctcctctcctccagctccAATCTGGGCCACCCCAGGCCTGGCCTTGGCCTCCCACATGGTTCCAGATGAGCTCACCGATGCCCACAGGCCGACCTCGCTCCTGCCCGGGGCTCCCCCTGATGGGACTCCACTATCTCAGCCCCGAGACCTGCACACCCCCCCTGCCGGCCCCCACGCCCCTTCCCACAGCTCCACTCTTGGGTCCAGGCTCTACCGCGTCCTCCTAAGTTCCATGGTGACCTCTCAagtgcccacccccctcccgcaGGCCAAGGCCCCCCACCAGACCGGCTCAGGGCTCAGCTGTTTAGGCAACAGCACCTTCAACCTGGCCTGCCCTGCTCTTCACCGTCAGGGCGTTGTGGGGTCTGCTCTGTCACCGGCTGCTTATGCTTACGTGACCTCAAGCGAGTTGCTTTGTTTCTTTGAGCCTCAGGTCTGTAATCCAATGACTTACGTGCGGGGAAGTTTCAGTGGGATCCAACCAAATCCAGGCAAGGTCACCAGCCtcttccccccctgcccccatcctgtCCTCTCCGTTTCCTTTGTGCTCTGGCCACGCTCAATTCTGTCACATAGAAGTTTCCCCTCCATCGTGGAAAATGGTCTTCAGATGCCCCATGCTTACATGGTCACAGCTTGGGGTCCCCCAAAAGAAGGACTCTCTCCCAGGGTCCGTATCTTCATCCCAGAAAGGGTTCGATTCTGCTGGATCGCATGACTGTCCCTCGGCCCACTGGCTATTGGCAGGGCAAGGGGCCTGGACCTCGTGCCCTGCCGTGGCCACGGGACAGGTGGGCCGGTGTGACAAGCCTCCCAGAGCCCCATGGGATGGGAAGGAGAGCTTTCCTGTGAGGAGGGTTGCAGATTTCTAATCTATAACATAGCAATTATGTACAACGTCCGCCTCACAAAGGCATGTACATAGCACCTAGCAATAGTAAGCCCTCAGGAAACGAGGGTCCCACCTCTCTGACCCACCCTCCAAAATGCTGCCGGGGGCAAGAGAGGGGGCTCTTCAATAAATGAGCTGTATTATGTCAGTGCCTTGTTCaaaaatccacaaaacaaaataaaactcccGTCAGCTGCAGCCCCTCTTTTTGTCCAGAATACAGTCCAGACTGGCATCAGAGGCCATTTAAGACGTGGCCCCTACCCCCTCCTGCGTGTGctccccccctgcccctgcaCCGCAAGGCGCCCTCTGGCCCACGGGGGCCCAGCGCTTCTCCAGAGCTTGGCTTCTC
This genomic interval from Prionailurus viverrinus isolate Anna chromosome F1, UM_Priviv_1.0, whole genome shotgun sequence contains the following:
- the CRABP2 gene encoding cellular retinoic acid-binding protein 2, which encodes MPNFSGSWKIIRSENFEDLLKVLGVNVMLRKIAVAAASKPAVEIKQEGDTFYIKTSTTVRTTEINFKIGEEFEEQTVDGRPCKSLVKWESENKMVCEQRLLKGEGPKTSWTRELTNDGELVLTMTADDIVCTRVYVRE